From Lepisosteus oculatus isolate fLepOcu1 chromosome 8, fLepOcu1.hap2, whole genome shotgun sequence, one genomic window encodes:
- the wnt11f2 gene encoding protein Wnt-11 produces the protein MECMHFLVLLILVSSMEYCTAIHWLGLTVNGSSVGWNQTHHCKLLDGLVPDQLQLCRRNLELMQSIVHAAKLTKLTCQKTFTDMRWNCTSIESAPHFTPDLAKGTRESAFVFSLAAAVVSHSIARACASGDLPSCSCGPAPAEQAGPDFRWGGCGDNLRYGLQMGSAFSDAPMKSSRSGAQAVRLMHLHNNAVGRQALVDAMETKCKCHGVSGSCSVKTCWKGLHDINDIAADLKSKYLAATKVIHRHVGTRKQLVPRELDVRPVRESELVYLISSPDYCMKNEKHGSFGTQDRQCNKTSNGSDSCNLMCCGRGYNAYTETVVERCQCKYHWCCYVTCKKCERTVERYVCK, from the exons ATGGAATGCATGCATTTTTTAGTGTTGTTAATATTGGTGAGCAGCATGGAGTATTGTACAGCAATCCATTGGCT tggTCTTACAGTAAACGGGAGCTCAGTTGGCTGGAATCAGACTCACCACTGCAAGCTTTTAGACGGGCTAGTTCCTGATCAGCTGCAGCTCTGCCGGAGGAATCTGGAGCTGATGCAGAGCATTGTCCACGCCGCTAAACTCACCAAACTGACGTGCCAGAAGACCTTCACTGACATGAGATGGAACTGTACTTCCATTGAGAGCGCACCGCATTTCACGCCCGATTTAGCCAAAG GAACCAGGGAATCCGCCTTCGTCTTTTCTCTGGCTGCCGCAGTTGTGAGCCATTCGATAGCCAGAGCCTGCGCTTCAGGGGACCTACCCAGCTGCTCATGCGGGCCTGCACCTGCAGAACAGGCCGGTCCGGACTTCAGATGGGGTGGCTGTGGGGACAACCTGCGCTACGGTCTGCAGATGGGCTCGGCCTTCTCCGATGCGCCCATGAAAAGCAGCAGGTCTGGTGCTCAGGCAGTCAGGCTGATGCACCTCCATAACAATGCCGTGGGAAGGCAG GCTCTCGTTGATGCTATGGAAACCAAATGCAAGTGCCATGGAGTGTCTGGGTCCTGTTCTGTAAAGACATGCTGGAAGGGACTCCATGACATAAATGATATCGCCGCAGACCTCAAGTCCAAATATCTTGCCGCCACTAAAGTCATCCACCGCCATGTTGGGACTAGGAAGCAACTTGTGCCCAGAGAGCTGGATGTCAGACCAGTGAGAGAGTCTGAGCTTGTGTACTTGATCAGTTCCCCTGATTACTGTATGAAGAATGAGAAGCATGGATCATTTGGCACACAAGACAG GCAGTGTAATAAAACATCCAATGGCAGTGATAGTTGCAACCTCATGTGCTGTGGACGTGGCTACAATGCTTACACTGAGACAGTGGTGGAGAGATGCCAGTGCAAGTACCACTGGTGCTGTTATGTCACGTGCAAGAAATGCGAACGGACTGTGGAGAGATACGTCTGCAAATAA